A window from Streptomyces sp. NBC_00299 encodes these proteins:
- a CDS encoding lysophospholipid acyltransferase family protein, with translation MADAKVIPFDDDRSRGSAVQRPPRRRSAGNRRKSGESALVREVQPLPGRPLAQDDVPVTREEQPPRKAQDDGGLERRIASGLAFLRRRLTGDYEVDDFGYDEELTDQVLMSLLRPVYENYFRVEVKGVENIPSEGGALIVANHSGTLPLDGLMMQVAVHDHHPAGRHLRLLAADLVFMLPVVNELARKLGHTLACAEDAERLLGQGELVGVMPEGFKGIGKPFSERYKLQRFGRGGFVSTALRQGTPIIPCSIVGAEEIYPMIGNAKTLARLLGFPYFPLTPTFPWLGPLGAVPLPTKWTIQFGEPILTDGYPPEAAEDPMLMFNLTDQVREQIQHTLYKLLVQRRSVFF, from the coding sequence ATGGCGGACGCCAAGGTCATTCCGTTCGACGACGACCGGTCCCGCGGGAGCGCCGTGCAGCGGCCGCCGCGGCGCCGGAGTGCGGGGAACCGGCGCAAGAGCGGTGAATCCGCGCTGGTACGCGAGGTCCAGCCCCTCCCGGGAAGGCCTCTCGCGCAGGATGATGTTCCTGTGACACGTGAGGAACAGCCGCCCCGCAAGGCCCAGGACGACGGCGGCCTTGAGCGGCGGATCGCGAGCGGCCTGGCCTTCCTGCGCCGCCGCCTCACCGGGGACTACGAGGTCGACGACTTCGGGTACGACGAGGAGCTCACCGACCAGGTCCTGATGTCCCTGCTGCGCCCGGTGTACGAGAACTACTTCCGGGTCGAGGTGAAGGGCGTCGAGAACATCCCGTCCGAGGGCGGCGCGCTGATCGTCGCCAACCACTCCGGCACGCTGCCGCTGGACGGCCTGATGATGCAGGTCGCCGTGCACGACCACCACCCCGCGGGCCGGCACCTGCGCCTGCTCGCGGCCGACCTGGTGTTCATGCTGCCGGTGGTCAACGAACTCGCCCGCAAGCTCGGCCACACCCTCGCCTGCGCCGAGGACGCCGAGCGCCTGCTGGGCCAGGGCGAGTTGGTCGGTGTGATGCCGGAGGGCTTCAAGGGCATCGGCAAGCCCTTCAGCGAGCGCTACAAGCTGCAGCGCTTCGGCCGCGGCGGCTTCGTCTCCACGGCCCTGCGGCAGGGAACCCCGATCATCCCGTGCTCGATCGTCGGGGCCGAGGAGATCTACCCGATGATCGGCAACGCGAAGACGCTCGCCCGTCTGCTGGGCTTCCCGTACTTCCCGTTGACGCCGACGTTCCCGTGGTTGGGCCCGCTGGGGGCGGTCCCGTTGCCGACCAAGTGGACGATCCAGTTCGGGGAGCCGATCCTCACGGACGGCTACCCGCCGGAGGCGGCCGAGGACCCGATGCTGATGTTCAACCTGACGGACCAGGTCAGGGAGCAGATCCAGCACACGCTGTACAAGTTGCTGGTGCAGCGGCGGTCGGTGTTCTTCTGA
- a CDS encoding NAD-dependent epimerase/dehydratase family protein, protein MGKVVLVTGVARQLGGRFVRRIQRDPQVDRVVAVDAVPPEHHLGGADFIQADIRQPTIARVLAESGADTVVHMDVTGTALGSGSRTMVKETNVIGTMQLLGACQKSPNIKRLVVKSSTNVYGSAPRDPAVFTETTPPKSLPSGGFAKDAVEVEGYVRGFARRRPDVAVCVLRFANILGPTADTPLASYFSLPVLPTVFGYDPRLQFVHEDDVIEVLRIASHEPARGTLNSGTFNIAGDGVLLLSQCSRRLGRPTVPLLLPAVTWAGSLVRTLGMSDFSPEQIRLLTHGRVVATDQMRETLGFKPKYTTAETFADFARSRAPGLLPPEALAGAVDRIAALPVLGGGNLPTQSAN, encoded by the coding sequence TTGGGCAAGGTCGTGCTCGTGACCGGAGTGGCCCGTCAACTGGGGGGCAGGTTCGTACGACGGATCCAGCGTGACCCCCAGGTGGACCGGGTTGTTGCCGTGGATGCGGTACCGCCCGAGCATCATCTGGGCGGCGCCGACTTCATCCAGGCCGACATCAGGCAGCCCACCATCGCGCGGGTGCTGGCCGAGAGCGGCGCGGACACCGTCGTACACATGGACGTGACCGGAACCGCGCTCGGCAGCGGCAGCCGGACCATGGTCAAGGAGACCAACGTCATCGGGACGATGCAGCTGCTCGGCGCCTGCCAGAAGTCCCCCAACATCAAGCGGCTGGTGGTCAAGTCCAGCACGAACGTCTACGGGTCCGCGCCCCGTGACCCGGCAGTCTTCACCGAGACGACGCCGCCCAAGTCGCTGCCCAGCGGCGGCTTCGCAAAGGACGCCGTCGAGGTGGAGGGCTATGTCCGCGGGTTCGCGCGGCGCCGCCCGGACGTGGCCGTCTGCGTGCTGCGGTTCGCCAACATCCTCGGCCCGACCGCGGACACGCCGCTCGCCTCGTACTTCTCGCTGCCGGTACTGCCGACGGTGTTCGGTTACGACCCGCGGCTGCAGTTCGTCCACGAGGACGACGTGATCGAGGTGCTGCGCATCGCCTCGCACGAGCCGGCGCGGGGCACGCTCAACAGCGGCACCTTCAACATCGCCGGCGACGGTGTCCTGCTGCTCTCGCAGTGCTCCCGGCGCCTGGGCCGCCCCACCGTGCCGCTGCTGCTTCCCGCGGTGACATGGGCGGGCTCCCTGGTGCGTACGCTGGGTATGTCGGACTTCTCGCCGGAGCAGATCCGGCTGCTCACGCACGGCCGGGTGGTGGCGACGGACCAGATGCGAGAGACGCTCGGATTCAAGCCGAAGTACACGACGGCGGAGACCTTCGCGGACTTCGCGCGCAGCCGCGCGCCGGGCCTGCTGCCGCCGGAGGCCCTTGCGGGGGCCGTCGACCGGATCGCCGCACTGCCCGTCCTGGGCGGCGGAAACCTCCCGACGCAGAGCGCCAACTGA
- a CDS encoding 30S ribosomal protein bS22 has translation MGSVIKKRRKRMAKKKHRKLLKRTRVQRRNKK, from the coding sequence GTGGGCTCTGTTATCAAGAAGCGGCGCAAGCGGATGGCTAAGAAGAAGCACCGCAAGCTGCTCAAGCGCACGCGCGTTCAGCGTCGCAACAAGAAGTAA